One region of Trichosurus vulpecula isolate mTriVul1 chromosome 1, mTriVul1.pri, whole genome shotgun sequence genomic DNA includes:
- the LOC118833718 gene encoding zinc finger protein 420-like, which produces MAPMLQTTWTHLKPMTFRDVAVTFSPEEWGHLEPSQKELYRQVMLENYENLVCLGLALSKPDLIEQLERGEAPWRPEEDVPGSSCAGQPRPEAKQSSPQWGLYVEESFQKPLPGYSPSVSTLGENWENEARLKREQKDEKQHTRQKNITQSKPSNEARIHKYKYGESISPWPGLYPQQRELVGNSLHKWDTHKKNFRLYSALKKCNRICAKKRFSKFKEYEESLSDNSDLMENHRICNGEKTYVCNEYGKGFFQRICLIQHKRSHTGERPFECDQCGKSFHQSGHLIQHYSIHTGEKPYECNECFKVFRLSTGLIEHQRIHTGEKPYECNECGKTFRHGSHLIQHQRIHTGEKPYECNECGKAFRNSSYLTRHQMIHTGKRPYQCHECGKAFRDSSQLTQHQRIHTGEKPYKCNECGKAFHHSTQLIAHQTVHTGEKPYQCNECGKAFRQSSQLTVHQRIHTGEKPYQCNECGKAFRLSAGLSEHQRIHTGEKPYKCNECGKAFRLGTGLSEHQKIHTGEKPYECSECGKAFCHSSQLTLHQRIHTGEKPYECKECGKTFRQSTQLTVHQKIHSGEKPYKCNECGKTFRLNTQLTVHQTIHSGEKPYKCNECGKAFRRSTGLSEHQRIHTGEKPYKCNECGKAFRLGTKLSEHQRIHTGEKPYECNECGKAFRQSIQLTLHQRIHTGEKPYECSECGKTFRQSTQLTVHQKTHTGEKPYVCNECGKTFRLSTQLTVHQTIHSGEKPYTCSECGKAFLHSSYLIRHQMIHTGKKPYGCNECGKTFRQSIQLTRHQRIHTGEKPYKCSECDKAFCQSSQLTRHQKIHTGEKPYECN; this is translated from the exons ATGGCGCCCATGCTCCAGACCACGTGGACCCACCTG AAACCCATGACGTTCAGAGACGTGGCTGTGACCTTCAGCCCGGAGGAGTGGGGGCATCTGGAGCCCTCCCAGAAGGAGCTTTACCGCCaagtgatgctggagaactatgAGAACCTGGTCTGCCTGG GACTTGCCCTTTCCAAGCCTGACCTGATTGAGCAGCTGGAACGAGGGGAAGCCCCTTGGAGGCCAGAGGAAGATGTCCCAGGAAGCAGCTGTGCAG GTCAGCCTAGGCCCGAAGCCAAACAGTCATCTCCACAATGGGGTCTTTATGTGGAAGAATCATTTCAGAAACCACTCCCTGGGTATAGTCCCTCTGTTTCCACCttgggagaaaattgggaaaatgaaGCCAGATTAAAGAGAGAGCAGAAGGATGAAAAGCAACATACTAGACAAAAAAACATCACTCAAAGCAAACCTTCCAATGAAGCAAGAatccataaatataaatatggcGAAAGCATCAGTCCTTGGCCAGGCCTATATCCACAACAAAGAGAACTTGTAGGAAACAGTCTCCATAAGTGGGATACACATAAAAAGAATTTCAGGCTATATTCAGCCCTAAAAAAATGTAACAGAATATGTGCAAAGAAAAGATTTTCTAAATTTAAAGAATATGAGGAATCCTTAAGTGATAATTCAGACCTTATGGAAAATCATAGAATATGTAATGGAGAAAAGACTTATGTATGTAATGAATATGGGAAGGGCTTCTTTCAGAGGATATGTCTTATTCAGCATAAGAGAAGTCATACTGGAGAGAGACCTTTTGAGTGTGATCAATGTGGGAAGTCTTTTCACCAAAGTGGACATCTTATTCAACATTATTCAATTCATACAGgtgaaaaaccttatgaatgtaatgaatgttttAAGGTTTTTCGCCTGAGCACAGGGCTTATtgaacaccagagaattcatactggagagaaaccttatgaatgtaatgaatgtgggaagaccttccGTCATGGTTCACATCtcattcaacatcagagaattcatactggagagaagccttatgaatgtaatgaatgtggaaaagccttccgCAATAGCTCATATCTTACTCGACATCAGATGATTCATACTGGAAAGAGACCTTATCAATgtcatgaatgtggaaaggcctttcgAGACAGCTCACagcttactcaacatcagagaattcatactggggagaaaccatataaatgtaatgagtgtgggaaggccttccacCATAGTACACAACTTATTGCACATCAGACTGTTCATACTGGCGAGAAGCCTTatcaatgtaatgaatgtgggaaggctttccgCCAGAGTTCACAACTTACAgttcatcagagaattcacactggagagaaaccttatcaaTGTAATGAGTGTGGTAAGGCTTTCCGCCTGAGCGCAGGCCTTagtgaacatcagagaattcatactggagaaaaaccttataaatgtaatgaatgtggaaaggctttccgcTTGGGCACAGGGCTTAGTgagcatcagaaaattcatactggagaaaaaccttatgaatgtagcgaatgtggaaaggccttctgcCATAGCTCACAACTTACTctacaccagagaattcacactggagagaaaccttatgaatgtaaggaatgtggAAAGACCTTCCGTCAAAGCACACAACTTACtgtacatcagaaaattcatagtggagagaaaccttataagtgtaatgaatgtgggaagactttTCGCCTGAACACACAACTTACCGTACATCAGACAATTCATagtggggagaaaccttataaatgtaatgaatgtggaaaagccttccgGCGGAGCACAGGACTTagtgaacatcagagaatccacactggagaaaaaccttataaatgtaatgaatgtgggaaggccttccggCTGGGCACAAAACTTagtgaacatcagagaattcatactggagagaaaccttatgaatgtaatgaatgtgggaaggcctttaggCAGAGCATACAACTTActctacatcagagaattcatactggggaaaaaccttatgaatgtagtgaatgtggaaagacCTTCCGCCAGAGCACACAACTGACAGTACATCAGAagactcatactggagagaagccttatgtatgtaatgaatgtgggaagactttTCGCCTGAGCACACAACTTACTGTACACCAGACTattcatagtggagagaaaccttatacatgtagtgaatgtgggaaggccttcctcCACAGCTCATACCTTATTCGACATCAGATGATTCACACTGGAAAGAAACCTTATGgatgcaatgaatgtgggaagaccttcaggCAGAGCATACAGCTTACTCGACATCAgcgaattcatactggagagaaaccttataaatgtagtgaatgtgACAAGGCCTTCTGCCAGAGCTCACAGCTTACTcgacatcagaaaattcatactggagagaaaccttatgaatgtaattag